A DNA window from Streptomyces sp. B21-105 contains the following coding sequences:
- a CDS encoding carbohydrate ABC transporter permease: MSTVSALAKQRTPVRPARILLHVFLAGCALAWLAPLLWAMYAAMRPYAETSAKGYVSWPDELSLDNFTNAFEQSDMLHYFGNTLLIAVPAVLLTLFLSSMVAFYVSRFDFRVNLFLLLVFTAGNLLPQQVIITPLYRLYLLIDLPGITMSGKLYDSALGLVLIHVAFQSGFCAFVLANYMRSLPHELTEAALVDGASVWRLYWQIVLPLCKPAMAALATLLSIWIYNDFFWALVLISTGENMPITSALNNLSGQYFTDPNLVAAGALLTAIPTLIVYFVLQRQFVSGLTLGANKG, encoded by the coding sequence TCGCAAAGCAGCGCACCCCCGTCCGCCCAGCCCGGATCCTGCTGCACGTCTTCCTCGCCGGATGCGCCCTGGCCTGGCTCGCGCCCCTGTTGTGGGCGATGTACGCGGCGATGCGGCCGTACGCCGAGACCAGCGCCAAGGGCTACGTCTCCTGGCCCGACGAACTGAGCCTCGACAACTTCACGAACGCGTTCGAGCAGTCGGACATGCTGCACTACTTCGGGAACACGCTGCTCATCGCGGTCCCGGCGGTGCTGCTGACGCTGTTCCTGTCGTCGATGGTCGCCTTCTACGTCAGCCGCTTCGACTTTCGGGTCAACCTGTTCCTGCTGCTCGTGTTCACGGCCGGCAACCTGCTCCCGCAGCAGGTCATCATCACCCCGCTGTACCGCCTGTACCTGCTGATCGACCTGCCCGGCATCACCATGAGCGGCAAGCTGTACGACTCGGCGCTGGGCCTGGTGCTGATCCACGTGGCGTTCCAGTCCGGCTTCTGCGCCTTCGTGCTGGCCAACTACATGCGCTCGCTGCCGCACGAGCTGACCGAGGCCGCCCTCGTCGACGGGGCCTCCGTGTGGCGCCTGTACTGGCAGATCGTGCTGCCCCTGTGCAAGCCCGCGATGGCGGCCCTGGCCACGTTGCTGTCCATCTGGATCTACAACGACTTCTTCTGGGCCCTCGTCCTGATCTCCACCGGCGAGAACATGCCGATCACCTCGGCGCTGAACAACCTCTCCGGCCAGTACTTCACCGACCCCAACCTCGTCGCTGCCGGCGCCCTGCTCACCGCGATCCCCACCCTGATCGTGTACTTCGTGCTCCAGCGGCAGTTCGTCAGCGGCCTCACCCTGGGCGCCAACAAGGGCTGA